In Armatimonadota bacterium, the following are encoded in one genomic region:
- a CDS encoding type Z 30S ribosomal protein S14: MAKQALIEKAKKTPKFKVRKYNRCGVCGRPRGYMRKFGICRICFRELAHKGVIPGVTKSSW; the protein is encoded by the coding sequence TTGGCAAAACAGGCACTTATTGAAAAAGCCAAAAAGACGCCGAAGTTCAAGGTTCGCAAGTATAATAGGTGCGGTGTATGCGGTAGACCCCGCGGATACATGCGAAAATTCGGCATCTGTAGGATTTGCTTTAGAGAATTGGCTCATAAGGGAGTCATCCCTGGCGTAACCAAATCCAGCTGGTGA
- the rpsH gene encoding 30S ribosomal protein S8 — protein sequence MSITDPIADMLTRIRNANAAGHESTEVDMSKINLEIVKILQSEGFIKSYEIVKGQTHDLIKVHLKYGPRKEKVITNLKRVSKPGLRIYAKKGEIPRVLGSLGIAIISTSKGIMTDREARRLGVGGEVLCYVW from the coding sequence ATGTCAATTACCGATCCAATTGCAGATATGCTAACCAGGATTCGAAACGCAAATGCAGCAGGTCACGAAAGTACCGAAGTTGATATGTCGAAGATTAACCTGGAGATAGTCAAAATTCTGCAATCCGAAGGATTTATCAAAAGTTATGAAATAGTTAAGGGCCAGACACATGACCTAATAAAGGTCCACCTAAAATATGGCCCTCGAAAGGAAAAAGTCATTACAAACCTGAAGCGCGTGAGCAAACCAGGCTTGCGAATATATGCGAAAAAGGGAGAAATCCCACGAGTTCTTGGCAGTCTGGGCATAGCAATAATCAGCACGTCGAAAGGTATAATGACCGACCGCGAGGCCAGAAGGTTAGGAGTGGGCGGCGAGGTCTTGTGCTATGTCTGGTAG
- the rplF gene encoding 50S ribosomal protein L6, whose translation MSRIGKMPIPIPEGVKVDITDNVVTVTGPKGTLSQRIHPDMDVAIEDKSIVVRRPSDDRLHRSLHGLTRTLIANMVEGVTKGFEKVLHIYGTGYRAELVGKNLSIQVGYSHPVIVEPRPGISFEVGQTSVQYEGRETRIPVITVRGIDKQVVGQQAADIRRIRKPEPYKGKGIRYATEVVRRKVGKSGKGA comes from the coding sequence ATGTCTAGAATTGGCAAGATGCCCATTCCAATCCCGGAAGGGGTCAAAGTAGATATAACGGACAATGTAGTTACGGTAACCGGACCCAAAGGTACTTTGTCGCAAAGAATTCATCCCGATATGGATGTAGCGATAGAAGACAAAAGTATTGTGGTGCGTCGGCCCTCAGACGATAGGCTGCACAGATCGCTTCATGGGCTTACTCGAACATTGATTGCCAACATGGTTGAAGGCGTAACAAAAGGCTTCGAGAAAGTCCTGCACATCTACGGAACCGGCTACCGCGCAGAGTTGGTAGGTAAGAATTTGAGCATACAAGTCGGCTACTCGCACCCAGTTATCGTTGAGCCGAGGCCGGGGATTTCTTTTGAGGTTGGCCAAACATCGGTGCAATATGAGGGTCGTGAGACCAGAATACCAGTCATTACCGTACGCGGTATAGACAAGCAAGTTGTTGGCCAACAGGCAGCCGATATTCGTCGGATACGCAAGCCTGAGCCTTATAAGGGCAAAGGTATTAGATATGCAACAGAAGTTGTGCGTCGTAAAGTCGGAAAGAGCGGCAAGGGCGCTTAG
- the rplR gene encoding 50S ribosomal protein L18: MNKKQLMRLKRHERIRKRVMGVPERPRLNVFRSLYNIYAQIIDDTKGQTLVSASTLDKEIKEKIKSGGTVEAAKAVGELLAQRAKEKKITKVVFDRGGYKYHGRVKSLAEAARAGGLEF, from the coding sequence ATGAATAAAAAGCAGTTAATGCGCCTTAAGAGACACGAGCGAATAAGGAAGCGCGTTATGGGTGTGCCTGAACGCCCTAGATTGAATGTCTTCCGCAGCCTCTACAATATATATGCTCAAATAATTGATGATACAAAAGGCCAAACGCTGGTCTCAGCGTCCACACTCGACAAAGAAATTAAGGAAAAGATCAAGAGTGGGGGAACTGTAGAAGCTGCGAAAGCCGTTGGCGAATTGCTGGCGCAGCGTGCCAAAGAAAAGAAAATTACGAAAGTGGTATTCGACCGCGGTGGCTATAAGTATCACGGCAGGGTGAAAAGCCTGGCGGAGGCTGCGAGAGCAGGCGGATTGGAATTCTAG
- the rpmD gene encoding 50S ribosomal protein L30, producing MIKITLKKSPIGYSEKQRRTLTALGLRRLNSSTIKPDNPQIRGMVKRVIHLVEVEPVENDAVGGKESETK from the coding sequence ATGATTAAAATTACTCTAAAAAAGAGTCCCATAGGCTATAGTGAAAAACAGCGGCGGACCCTGACGGCGCTAGGTCTCAGGCGACTAAACTCGTCAACTATAAAACCGGATAATCCGCAAATCCGCGGGATGGTTAAGAGGGTTATTCATCTTGTGGAAGTAGAGCCGGTTGAAAATGATGCGGTAGGAGGCAAAGAAAGTGAGACTAAGTGA
- the rplO gene encoding 50S ribosomal protein L15, translated as MRLSELKPAPGAVHRRKRVGRGIGSGHGVTAGKGTKGQKARGKIRLGFEGGQTPLHRRLPQRRGFTNIFKKEYAIVNLDQLAKLSEDTITPELLLEKGIIKDLKEGLRVLGRGDIDRAITVRAHYFSKTAEEKIKAKGGTTEVI; from the coding sequence GTGAGACTAAGTGAGCTAAAGCCAGCACCTGGTGCCGTCCACCGGCGGAAGCGCGTTGGAAGGGGAATAGGCTCGGGCCATGGAGTGACTGCGGGTAAAGGAACGAAAGGTCAAAAGGCTAGAGGAAAAATACGCCTGGGCTTCGAAGGCGGCCAAACTCCTCTACATCGCAGGCTGCCCCAACGCCGTGGTTTTACAAACATATTCAAAAAAGAATACGCCATCGTTAATCTAGACCAATTGGCAAAGCTAAGCGAAGACACCATAACGCCAGAGCTTCTTCTGGAAAAAGGGATAATAAAAGATCTTAAAGAAGGCCTTCGGGTTTTGGGGCGAGGAGATATTGATAGAGCAATAACGGTGCGTGCACACTATTTTAGCAAAACAGCTGAAGAAAAAATCAAAGCTAAAGGTGGAACAACGGAGGTAATTTAA
- the secY gene encoding preprotein translocase subunit SecY — protein MLQSIIAAFKLPDLRRRILFVFGMFAVFVIGLHIPVPGIDREKMAELFQQGGLLGMVDVFSGGALKKYTILAMGIAPYITASIIMQLLTVAVPSLEAMAKEGEHGRKKIAQYTRYLTVVLAAFQAAGMNSMLQRSGILQASPWHFTQIVVTLTAGTAFLMWMGEQIQDKGIGNGVSLMIFVGIVASLPPQIMSTIQMIQGGAYPIPKVVALIVLFIGTIVGIVAVQQAQRKIPIQHVKRVVGNKVYGGATSYMPLRVNSAGVIPIIFAISIQMFPATIAQFAGSGKFGETVRYIAHLFSPGASIWAAIVYAALIIFFTYFYTAVQFNVPEVAENMKKYGSFIPGIRPGKPTLEYLDRVMTRITLGGAIFLCIIALLQYWAPQLTGIQTFYLVGGTSLLIVVGVALETMQAIEAQLLMRHYEGFIK, from the coding sequence TTGCTCCAATCCATTATCGCAGCATTTAAGCTTCCCGACCTGCGGAGGCGAATATTATTCGTGTTTGGTATGTTCGCAGTCTTTGTTATCGGACTGCACATACCTGTTCCGGGTATTGATCGCGAAAAAATGGCGGAACTGTTCCAGCAAGGCGGCTTGCTGGGAATGGTTGACGTGTTTTCAGGCGGCGCGTTAAAGAAGTATACAATACTTGCAATGGGAATCGCGCCCTACATTACCGCGTCCATTATCATGCAGCTCCTGACGGTCGCTGTACCTAGCCTCGAAGCTATGGCAAAAGAAGGAGAGCATGGAAGGAAAAAGATAGCGCAGTATACTCGCTATCTCACGGTCGTCTTGGCGGCATTTCAGGCTGCGGGAATGAACAGTATGCTTCAGCGTAGCGGCATTCTTCAGGCGTCACCATGGCACTTCACCCAGATCGTCGTAACCCTTACAGCAGGAACAGCATTCCTAATGTGGATGGGCGAACAGATTCAGGATAAGGGTATTGGCAATGGTGTGTCGCTGATGATTTTTGTTGGAATTGTGGCTAGCTTGCCGCCGCAAATAATGAGCACAATACAAATGATTCAAGGTGGGGCATACCCAATTCCAAAAGTTGTGGCATTAATAGTACTGTTCATTGGCACCATCGTGGGAATTGTTGCCGTTCAGCAAGCGCAGAGAAAAATACCTATTCAGCATGTAAAAAGAGTTGTCGGCAACAAAGTATATGGCGGGGCAACTTCGTACATGCCGCTGCGGGTAAACTCTGCAGGCGTTATCCCAATCATCTTTGCAATCTCGATACAGATGTTTCCTGCTACCATTGCGCAATTTGCAGGTAGCGGAAAATTCGGAGAGACGGTTAGGTATATAGCTCATTTATTCTCACCTGGTGCGAGCATCTGGGCAGCAATCGTTTATGCCGCCCTTATCATATTCTTCACGTATTTCTATACGGCTGTGCAGTTCAATGTGCCTGAAGTTGCCGAAAATATGAAGAAATATGGTTCATTTATACCTGGAATCAGACCTGGGAAGCCGACGCTAGAATACCTTGACCGCGTAATGACGAGAATAACGCTAGGAGGCGCGATTTTCTTGTGTATTATCGCTCTGCTCCAATATTGGGCGCCTCAGCTTACAGGAATACAGACATTCTACCTAGTTGGTGGTACATCACTTCTAATTGTAGTTGGTGTGGCACTTGAGACAATGCAAGCCATTGAAGCTCAGCTTCTCATGAGGCATTACGAGGGATTCATTAAGTAA
- a CDS encoding adenylate kinase, protein MRLVLLGPPGAGKGTQASLISKKYKIPHISTGDILREAVKQGTELGRRAQEYMQKGELVPDEIVIGIVVERIQQPDCQNGFMLDGFPRTVVQAEALDEELRKRNQELDAVLCFEVDEEEIVRRISGRRVCKKCGAVYNVNNLTSREEDGICDKCGGRLVTRPDDEPEAVRRRLQVYKNQTEPLIDYYRQKSILKTVRAVGAVQEIFARVEKILGSGDV, encoded by the coding sequence ATGAGGTTAGTATTATTGGGGCCGCCCGGAGCAGGTAAAGGCACGCAGGCGTCGCTTATTTCTAAAAAATATAAAATACCGCATATCTCAACAGGAGATATTCTAAGAGAAGCAGTAAAACAAGGCACGGAACTAGGACGTAGAGCCCAGGAGTATATGCAAAAGGGCGAACTAGTGCCGGACGAAATCGTGATTGGCATTGTAGTGGAGCGCATCCAACAGCCTGATTGCCAAAACGGATTCATGCTTGACGGGTTTCCGCGAACGGTAGTTCAGGCAGAAGCGCTCGACGAGGAGCTTCGTAAGCGCAACCAAGAATTGGATGCTGTTCTTTGTTTCGAAGTTGATGAAGAGGAAATAGTTCGCAGAATCAGCGGGCGTCGTGTTTGCAAGAAATGCGGCGCCGTATACAATGTTAATAATTTAACCTCTAGGGAAGAGGATGGAATTTGCGACAAATGCGGTGGTAGGTTAGTAACCCGACCTGACGACGAACCAGAAGCCGTGCGCAGGAGGCTGCAGGTCTATAAAAATCAAACAGAACCATTAATTGATTACTACCGCCAAAAAAGCATTTTAAAGACAGTAAGAGCAGTAGGAGCGGTTCAAGAGATATTTGCTAGGGTTGAAAAGATTCTTGGAAGTGGTGATGTTTAA